AACCCCGTTAGATATATCTGTGTGGCCCTCATTATGGCGCATTGAACGAAAAAAACAAACAAGATATACACCTTCAATGAAAGAAGTTCTCTTCGACTTTAATTTCGGATATATCCTTACCGGTATTCTTGCTATTGCTTTTTTATTGTTAGGAGCTCTTGTTATGTATGGAAGTGGTCAGACGTTCTCAAATTCTGGAATACAGTTTTCTGAGCAGCTTATCTCGCTATATACAAAAACAATAGGCGGGTGGAGCTGGCTTTTTATCGCTATAGCTACTTTTTTTACAATGTTTTCCACGACACTGACAGTTTTCGACGGATATACCCGTACTATCAGAGGGTCTATAAAACTGCTTTTCCCTAAAACCAAAAAAAGGATCAGGCATCTTTATTGGATCGTTTTTGGATCTCTGGTCGTTTTTACCATATGTATCATCGGTTTTTTTGTAAGCGGGATAAAGAGTATGGTTGACATTGCAACAATTCTCGCATTTTTGGCCGCGCCGCCGCTTGCATATTTGAATTTTAAAGTTGTTACCAGCGGTGATATGCCGGAGGAACACAGACCAAAACTTTTTATGAGACTCGTTAGCTGGCTAGCAATTACATTAATGTCATTATTTAGTGTCATTTTTATATATTGGCGTTTTATTAAATAGGGTTACATATGAAAACTATATCAAAAAAAACAATTGAACGAGTACTTTTATACCTTCGGACATTAGAGGGACTCATTAAAGAGAAACGCTATTTAGTCTCTTCTAAACAGCTTGCTCAAATAATCGGACTGACTGATGCACAAATCCGTAAAGATATATCCAGTTTCGGAAAAGTTGTTGGAACACCGGGGATTGGGTATAAAACAAAGGAATTAAAAAAGACATTGGAAAAGTTTGTTCTTCAACAAAATGTTGTTCACATAGTTCTTTTTGGGGTGGGAAACCTTGGTACAGCAATAATGAAATATCCCGGGTTTCAGGGAAAAAAGATAAAAATAGTTGCGGCATTCGATAAGACAAAATCAAAAATCGGAAAAAAAATGCATGGCGTGAGTATATATCCTGTTATACGTGCCCCGGAAATAATTGCAAAAACACATGCAGATATCGGGGTAATTGCAGTACCTAAAGAATATAGTCAGGAAGTAGCTGATGTAATGGTATTATCCGGGTTAAGGGGGATTGTCAACTTTTCACCAATATCTATCAGCGTGCCACAAAACGTAAAAGTAAAAGATATTGATCTTTCAATAGAGTTTCTCTCCTTATTTTGTAATACTCATATCTAAAAAAATATCCCATATTTTCCTAAATCTGTTACAATGAACGGTTTATTGCGTAAATGTATAGCCTAAAGTATTATCAAGGAGGGGTTTTAATGTTTAGAGAAGAAATTAGAGTAATGGATTGCACGGTAAGAGACGGTGGATTAATCAATAAACATCAGTTTAAGCATGATTTTGTTAGAGATGTCTATAAAGCGGTGAGTGCCTCTGGAGTTGATTATATGGAAATCGGATACAAGAATTCACCAAAGCTTTTTTCGTCTGATGAATATGGTCGTTGGAAATTCTGTCATGATGATGATATCAGAAAAGTAACCGACGGGATTGAATCGAACACGAAACTGTCTGTGATGGTTGATGTCGGCCGTGTAGATATAGATGATGTGACTCCAAAGGCAGAGAGTCCGGTTGATATGATACGTGTAGCGTCCTATGTTAAGGATGTTGATAAAGCTATTAATCTTGCAAATCATTTCCATGATAAAGGCTATGAAACTTCTATTAACATTATGGCAATATCAAAAGCTGTTGACTCTGAGCTTACCGAAGCTCTTCACCAGTTGGAAGAAGAATGTAAGTCTGAAGTTATCTATATCGTTGATAGTTATGGGTCGCTTTATCAGGAAACAGCCGAGCAATTGGTTAAAAAATTCAGAAAGATACTCAAAACTAAAGAAGTAGGGATGCACGCGCATAACAACCAACAGCTCGGATTTTCAAATACCATAGAAGCGATCATGCATAATGCAAATTATGTTGACGGCACTGTCTATGGCATGGGCCGTGCAGCAGGGAACTGTCCACTAGAGCTTTTACTCGGTTTTCTTAAGAATCCAAAATTTGATGTCCGCCCTGTTCTGGAACTCATTTCAAAGGATTTTATTCCATTGCGTGAAGAAGTCGAGTGGGGATATATTATCCCGTTTGCAATAACAGGAATTCTGAACGAGCACCCGCGTAGCGCAATAGCATTGAGAGATAGTGATCGAAAAGAAGAGTATGTTAAATTCTACGAAGACTTGAGAGATGGTGCTCTCTATTAAAATGATCGTATGAATATTCAGTCATTTCTAAAAAAACCGATTATGGGGATTGTCCGTGGTGTGGATATGCGAAACATAGCGCCACTTGTAGATGCTGTTATAACAGCTGGCCTGGAAACTATTGAGTTTACAATGAATACGCCTTCTGCCCCCGAGATTATCCGTGAAGCAAAGAATTGTGCTGATAACGCTGTTGATATAGGTGCAGGGACAGTTCTTACCATGGAGCAATTACATAGCGCGCTCGAAGCAGGTGCTACATTTATTGTAATGCCGGTTTTAGTAGATGAGATTGTTCACTATTGTGTCAAACATTCAATACCAGTTTTTCCGGGCGCGTTTACTCCTCAAGAAATTTATAATGCCTGGAATGCCGGAGCGAGTATGGTTAAGGTTTTTCCCTCAAAATATTTTGGTCCATCATATATGAAAGAGATCAAAGGGCCGTTTAATGATATACAACTACTTGCTTGCGGAGGCGTTACACCTGATACAATAAATGATTTTTTTAGCCAAGGGGCTTCTGCCGTTGCGTTTGGCGGATCTATTTTACGTAAAGACTGGATAGATCAGGGAAGATTTGATCTGATAAAAGTTGAAATAGAAAAGCTTATTCGTGCACATGGAAATTTGAATATCCATTGAAAAGAAAGGAATTAAAATGATCGCAAAGGCATTAAAATATATAACCTATGATATTTGGAGAATCAGATTAAAAGATGTTCCCCGTTCAAAATCATTTTTAATAAAGCAGTTACGTGTCATTATTCTTTCGGTAAGAGGATTTGCAGACGATAACTGTACGTTCAGGGCTTCAGCGCTAACGTTTTATACTCTTCTTTCAATTGTCCCTGTTTTTGCTATGGCATTTGGTATTGCGAAAGGATTCGGTTTTCAAAAAGTTCTTGAGAAACAACTCATGCAGAATTTTTCGATGCACGATGAAGTAGTATCACAGGTAATCACGTTTGCACAGTCATTACTCAATAATACACGTGGCGGCATGATTGCCGGAATAGGTGTTGCCGTACTTTTCTGGTCAGTGATAAAGGTGTTAGGAAATATAGAAAAGTCATTTAATGAAATATGGGGGATCAAGCAGGGGCGAGGTATTGGCCGTAAATTCAGTGACTATTTATCGATAATGCTTATCTGTCCTGTACTAATGATCATGTCAAGTAGTATAACAGTTTTTCTTGCAACTCAGTTTGAGCAACTTACTGCAAAATTTGCGTTGCTAGGGATGTTTCATTTCCTTGTTGTTCTATTGATAAAGATGACCCCGTATATAATGATCTGGGTGTTATTTACGTTTGTTTATATTTTTATGCCGAACACAAAAGTAAGTTATAAATCCGGCATAATAGGTGGTATAGTTGCCGGAACAATATACCAAATAACACAAATCGGTTATATCCATTTACAGGTAGGTGTAGCAAAATATAACGCCATTTACGGTAGTTTCGCGGCGTTGCCATTGTTCCTTGTATGGTTGCAATTAAGCTGGTTTGTTGTTCTTTTAGGTGCAGAGGTATCATTTGCAGATCAGAATGTTGATACGTATGAATTCGAGCCGGATTGTTTACAGGTAAGCCACTCTTTTAAACAGCTTTTAAGTATGCAAATACTCACTATGTTGATCAAACGTTTTACAGATGGGTTATCCTTATCGGCTTCTGAAATATCTCACCTGACGGAGGCGCCGATACGTCTTGTTCGGCAGATCATGTACGATCTGGTAAAATGCGGGTTAGTCTCGGAAATAAAATCAGGAAAGTATCAACAGAGTGCTTATCAACCCGGTATCGATGTTGATAAGCTTACTGTAGAGTACGCTATCGAGCGCATGGAACATGTAGGGGTTGAAGATATTCCTGTAGCAAAAACAGAAGAATTTGTAAAAATATCAGAGGTGCATAAGAATTTTAGAGAGACATTATCTAAATCATCAATGAATATTTTATTGAGAGATGTGTAAGCCAGAATTACGAACACATAATGTAACCATTTACGAGAGAACATATTGGGATGGATCGCATTCAGCAAGATAAAGCCCTAAGGTATTCAATTATTGATGGAGGCTTATCATCAGTTATGGATGCAATTGCCGGGGGAATATTTCTTACCGGTTTTGCACTCAAAGTTTTACATGCAGAACCTCACCAGATAGGAATTCTTGCGTCACTCCCAATGTTTGCAAACCTCACGCAGATAATTGGCTCATATATTATAGAAAAATCTGGCCACAGAAAAATGTTCTGTTTTATCAATATGTTTTTGGGTAGATTGATATGGCTCCTTGTCGCTATGCTGCCTTTTGCAATATTTGCCCCCCTTGCGGATTGGCGTATTTTTGTGCTCGTTATTATTATAGGTTTTTCAAATGTATTTCAGGCATTATCTGGTGTTGCATGGCTTACATGGATGAGCGCTGTTGTCCCCGCAAATAAAAGAGGGACATTTTTTGGAAAAAGAAATATGGTAACATCCGCATGCGGAGTTGTTGTTGCGCTTGTCGGCGGAAAATTTATTACACTATGGACAAATCATTATGGACAGGATAGTCCTTATGGGTATGTAATTCTATTTGCTGTAGGCGTGCTTTTCGGCTTAGCAGCGTCATTATTTTTGGTGCGGATTCCTGATGTTGAACCTACGCAGGAACATGATAAAAAGAAATTTGATGTATCAATAATGTTCCAGCCGTTCAAAGATAGAAATTTTCTTATCTT
The sequence above is a segment of the Candidatus Ancaeobacter aquaticus genome. Coding sequences within it:
- a CDS encoding Nramp family divalent metal transporter — encoded protein: MNKKAHQWLGIFKSIGPGLLFAGAAIGASHLVQSTRAGANYGYRLIGLIILVLALKYPFFEYAHRYTAATGKTILKGYLNLGRWALAIFFVLALCAAFINTAAVTLVTACLGGFLFGIDISPALLSIPVIIVVAVILLLGRYPLLDKAMKIMLSLLAIATLVAVSAALVKGNPALSGSVHPKLWNLAGVTFLLALMGWMPTPLDISVWPSLWRIERKKQTRYTPSMKEVLFDFNFGYILTGILAIAFLLLGALVMYGSGQTFSNSGIQFSEQLISLYTKTIGGWSWLFIAIATFFTMFSTTLTVFDGYTRTIRGSIKLLFPKTKKRIRHLYWIVFGSLVVFTICIIGFFVSGIKSMVDIATILAFLAAPPLAYLNFKVVTSGDMPEEHRPKLFMRLVSWLAITLMSLFSVIFIYWRFIK
- a CDS encoding redox-sensing transcriptional repressor Rex gives rise to the protein MKTISKKTIERVLLYLRTLEGLIKEKRYLVSSKQLAQIIGLTDAQIRKDISSFGKVVGTPGIGYKTKELKKTLEKFVLQQNVVHIVLFGVGNLGTAIMKYPGFQGKKIKIVAAFDKTKSKIGKKMHGVSIYPVIRAPEIIAKTHADIGVIAVPKEYSQEVADVMVLSGLRGIVNFSPISISVPQNVKVKDIDLSIEFLSLFCNTHI
- a CDS encoding aldolase catalytic domain-containing protein, with the translated sequence MFREEIRVMDCTVRDGGLINKHQFKHDFVRDVYKAVSASGVDYMEIGYKNSPKLFSSDEYGRWKFCHDDDIRKVTDGIESNTKLSVMVDVGRVDIDDVTPKAESPVDMIRVASYVKDVDKAINLANHFHDKGYETSINIMAISKAVDSELTEALHQLEEECKSEVIYIVDSYGSLYQETAEQLVKKFRKILKTKEVGMHAHNNQQLGFSNTIEAIMHNANYVDGTVYGMGRAAGNCPLELLLGFLKNPKFDVRPVLELISKDFIPLREEVEWGYIIPFAITGILNEHPRSAIALRDSDRKEEYVKFYEDLRDGALY
- a CDS encoding bifunctional 4-hydroxy-2-oxoglutarate aldolase/2-dehydro-3-deoxy-phosphogluconate aldolase, with amino-acid sequence MNIQSFLKKPIMGIVRGVDMRNIAPLVDAVITAGLETIEFTMNTPSAPEIIREAKNCADNAVDIGAGTVLTMEQLHSALEAGATFIVMPVLVDEIVHYCVKHSIPVFPGAFTPQEIYNAWNAGASMVKVFPSKYFGPSYMKEIKGPFNDIQLLACGGVTPDTINDFFSQGASAVAFGGSILRKDWIDQGRFDLIKVEIEKLIRAHGNLNIH
- a CDS encoding YihY/virulence factor BrkB family protein, with protein sequence MIAKALKYITYDIWRIRLKDVPRSKSFLIKQLRVIILSVRGFADDNCTFRASALTFYTLLSIVPVFAMAFGIAKGFGFQKVLEKQLMQNFSMHDEVVSQVITFAQSLLNNTRGGMIAGIGVAVLFWSVIKVLGNIEKSFNEIWGIKQGRGIGRKFSDYLSIMLICPVLMIMSSSITVFLATQFEQLTAKFALLGMFHFLVVLLIKMTPYIMIWVLFTFVYIFMPNTKVSYKSGIIGGIVAGTIYQITQIGYIHLQVGVAKYNAIYGSFAALPLFLVWLQLSWFVVLLGAEVSFADQNVDTYEFEPDCLQVSHSFKQLLSMQILTMLIKRFTDGLSLSASEISHLTEAPIRLVRQIMYDLVKCGLVSEIKSGKYQQSAYQPGIDVDKLTVEYAIERMEHVGVEDIPVAKTEEFVKISEVHKNFRETLSKSSMNILLRDV